The sequence tggtagagggctcaacccatcaaaccaccagtcccctatgtctgtggtcatgttagcaaccatggaggtgggttaggcgaatacccctgcactctccacaggctcctcaagggggcactacatcttttttttttccttgtttttctttctttttttttttttttaactttcccttcttttttaaatcaactgtatgaaaaaaaaagttaaaaagaaaacaaacatacaataaaagaacatttcaaagagaccataacaagggagtaagaaaaagacaactaacctaacataactgcttaacttctaacatgttcctactttaccccaagaaagttacataatatagcaacatttctgtgaacttgttcctactatatccatcagaatttaacagaccatagtcatttctgggcatccccagaacgttaaatagcttatctgttcttcttggattattgttcccccttccttaattgctctctactgctagttcccctacattctacattataaaccatttgttttacatttttcaaagttcacattagtggtaggatataatatttctctttttgtgcctggcttattttgctcagcattatgtcttcaaggttcatccatgttgtcatatgtttcacgagatcgttccttcttactgccgcgtagtattccatcgtgtgtatataccacattttatttatccactcatctgttgaaggacatttgggttgtttccatctcttggcaattgtgaataatgctgctatgaacattggcgtgcagatatctgttcgtgtcactactttccgatcttccgggtatataccgagaagtgcaatcgctggatcgaatggtagctctatatctagttttctaaggaactgccagactgacttccagagtggctgaaccattatacagtcccaccaacaatgaataagagttccaatttctccacatcccctccagcatttgtagtttcctgtttgtttaatggcagccattctaaccggtgttagatggtatctcattatggttttaatttgcatctctctaatagctagtgaagctgaacattttttcatgtgtttcttggccatttgtatttcctcttcagagaactgtcttttcatatcttttgcccattttataattgggctgtctgtactattgtcatcgagttgtaggatttctttgtatatgcaagatatcagtcttttgtcagatacatggtttccaaaaattttttcccattgagttggctgcctctttacctttttgagaaattcctttgaggtgcagaaacttctaagcttgaggagttcccatttatctattttctcttttgttgcttgtgctttgggtgtaaagtctaggaagtggccgcctaatacaaggtcttgaagatgttttcctacattatcttctaggagttttatggtactttcttttatattgagatctttggtccattttgggttaatttttctgtagggggtgaggtaggggtcctctttcattcttttggatatggatatccaactctcccagccccatttgttgaaaagaccattatggctcagttcagtgactttgggggccttatcaaagatcagtcggccatagatctgagggtctatctctgaattctcaattcgattccattgatctatatgtctatctttgtgccagtaccatgctgttttggcaactgtggctttataataagcttcaaagtcagggagtgtaagtcctcccacttcgtttttcttttttagagtgtctttagcaattcgaggcatcttccctttccaaataaatttgataactagcttttccaagtctgcaaagtaggttgttggaattttgattgggattgcattgaatctgtagatgagtttgggtagaattgacatcttaatgacatttagccttcctatccatgaacatggaatatttttccaacttttaaggtccccttctatttcttttagtagagttatgtagttttctttgtataggtcttttacatctttggttaagtttattccttggtacttgatttttttagttgctattgaaaatggtatctttttcttgagtgtctcttcagtttgttcatttctagcatatagaaacattactgacttatgtgcattaatcttgtatcccgctactttgctaaatttgtttattagctctagtagctgtatcgtcgatttctcagggttttctagatataagatcatatcatctgcaaacaatgacagttttacttcttcttttccaatttggatgccttttatttctttgtcttgccggattgccctggctagcacttccagcacaatgttgaataacagtggtgacagcgggcatccttgtcttgttcctgatcttagagggaaggctttcagtctctcaccattgagtactatgctggctgtgggtttttcatatatgctctttatcatgttgaggaagtttccttcaattcctaccttttgaagtgtttttatcaaaaagggatgttggattttgtcaaatgctttttcagcatctattgagatgatcaattgatttttccctttcgagtttttaatgtgttgtagtacattgattgtttttcttatgttgaaccatccttgcatgcctggaatgaaccccacttggtcatggtgtatgatttttttaatgtgtctttggattcgatttgcaagtattttgttgaggatttttgcatctatattcattagggagattggccggtagttttccttttttgtagcatctttgcctggttttggtattagattgatgttagcttcataaaatgagttaggtagtgttcccttttcttcaatgttttgaaagagtttgagtaagattggtgtcagttctttctggaaagtttggtagaattcccctgtgaagccatctggccctgggcatttatttgtgggaagatttttgatgactgattggatctctttgcttgtgatgggttggttgaggtcttctatttcttctctggtcagtctaggttgttcatatgtttccaggaaattgtccatttcttctacattgtccagtttgttgccatacagttgttcatagtatcctcttataatttttttaatttcttcaggatccgcagttatgtcacctttttcattcattattttgtttatatgggtcttctctctttttgattttgtcagtctagctaggggcttgtcaatcttgttgatcttctcaaagaaccaacttttggtgatatttatcctctctattgtttttttgttctctatgtcatttatttctgctttaatccttgttatttcttttcttgtacttggtttaggattggtttgctgttcattttctagcttcttcagttgatccattagttctttgattttggctctttcttcctttttaatatatgcgtttagtgctataaatttcccccttagcactgcttttgctgcatcccatagattttggtatgttgtgttctcattttcattcgtctctatatatttagcaatttctcttgctatttcttctttaacccactgattgtttaggagtgtgttgtttaacctccaggtatttgtgaattttctaagtctccgatggttattgacttctaattgtattccattgtggtcagagaatgtgctttgaataatttcaatctttttaaacttattgagtcttgttttatgtcccagcatatgatctattctggagaaagttccgtgagcactagaaaagtatgtgtatcctgttgatttgggatgtaatgtcctgtatatgtctgttaaatctaattcatttatcagattgtttaggttttcaatttccttattggtcttctgtctggttgatctatctataggagagagtgttgtgttgaagtctcccacaattattgtggaaacatcaattgcttcctttagttttgccagtgtttctctcatgtattttgtggcaccttgattgggtgcatagacatttacgattgttatttcttcttgctgaattgccccttttattagtatgtagtggccttctttgtctctcaaaacatccctgcatttgaagtctattttatctgagattaatattgctacacctgctttcttttggctgtagcttgcatgaaatatttttttccatcctttcactttcagtttctttgtgtccctgtgtctaagatgagtctcttgtatgcaacatattgatggttcattttttttgatccattctgcgaatctatatcttttaattggggagtttaatccatttacattcaacgttataaccgtgaatgcatttcttgaatcggccatcttatcctttggtttatgtttgccatatttttccctctctctattaatatcctttattgtacccataccgaatctctttagtactgaacctttctccaagtctctctgtcctttctttgtttctctgtctgtagggctccctttagtatctccagtagggcaggactcttgttaggaaattctctcagcatttgtttgtctgtgagaaatttaagctctccctcaaatttgaaggagagctttgctggataaagtattcttggctggaaatttttctcactcagaattttaaatatatcatgccactgccttcttgcctccatggtggctgctgagtagtcactacttagtcttatgctgtttcctttgtatatggtgaattgcttttctcttgctgctttcagaacttgctccttctcttctgtgtttgacagtgtgatcagtatatgtctcggagtgggtttatttggatttattctatttggagttcgctgagcatttatgatttgtgtatttatgttgtttagaagatttgggaagttttccccaacaatttctttgaatactcttcctagacctttacccttttcttccccttctgggacaccaatgagtcttatatttggacgtttcatattatctatcatatccctgaggtccatttcgattttttcaatttttttccccattctttcttttatgctttcattttccattctgtcatcttccaggtcactgattcgttgttcaacttcctccagtcttgtactatgagtgtccagagtctttttaatttggtcaacagtttctttaatttccataagatcatccatttttttatttagtcttgcaatgtcttctttatgctcttctagagtcttcttgatttccttcatatcccgtactatggtctcattgttcatctttagttctttgagtagctgctctaggtgctgtgtctcttctggtcttttgatttgggtgcttgggcttgggttatccatatcgtctggttttttcatatgctttataattttctgtggtttttggcctcgtggcatttgctgaacttgatagggttcttttagggtttgtagacctattgaagtccttatctctaatttatcagatctacagcttcgtggagtacactttctctaactaaccagcaggtggcgtccacgagccacctgttctccacaagccagttctcccctgcttagcctttgtggtgagtgggggagtgagtcttgtggggcccaattggtgtaccaagcttgcgtgtgtagttggtgttgcctgccctgtatgtggggcgtgtttctgggcagtcggggagggggggggtggccctaacaatcaaatctccctggtgatcctagagttttaaagctgctgcaatagtctaatccttcagttcagtcctgccacagtttgtctctgccactgacccacaagtccttggtattggcgtatggctcctgagacttgcaagtgggcccttcttccaggctgtgcaccctgggtcctctgttgagggatgactgtgctatgtcacaggtgagtgccgtccccccagggcagttctgggctgctgggctgtgtagggaggctcccagtctgctcaaatgatggctgagtggggctttgttaattcacactggtccaccttcccaactctgggacaatcagctgaggttgcagtgaaggctaatgtccacgcccagttttgtggtgtgtgcctgttatttgaagcacttccgtcacactgggttgtctggggcagctctgggctatggggctggcgatgggcaggagtgtttcctgtccaccaggatggtggctgtgagcggacaccccccttttcttgggaagttgtggtgtttagtgaattttctcagccactggattattgccttttgtctcagagctctcttagttctgctcttgacttgacgtgcccaaattgaaagtctttgaagctttctgtattgggcttcttagagtaattgttgtagaaaaagaaaaaaggatttaaaaaaaaaaaaaaagggccctcctcagagatctaatgggttattgaaatgctaatagacaaagcaaccagggccattaaggaaaggtccacagggcagagagatcagcttttcttcgggatttgcatatgcgcctcaaggcctgagctccgcccttcccctttctgtgttcaccagaactccaaaaatcctctgcttttattttggagtttttcgtgttgtttttttttctatgcctgtctcctctctgctgggctggctgctctcagattctctggtgtctggtctcagtctatctatggttggagtttggatcagtagaatgagtttccgataacggctgccactgcagttctcccttctccttcccggagctgacagcccctcctcccatgggactgagcttggcagggaggggcgcgggtcccctggccgcaaaaacttacagatttcgctgatctcagcagttcgacattttcatgagtgttgtatgaagtatgcccaaagacagattgctctgtggtgtccagtccacgcagttcctggctttctacctactttcctggaggagtaactaaaacatacagctcaccagtctgccatcttgccccgcctcaagaTTTATTTCAATGCCTGAAAACATTCAGACTAATCAAAATGGTACTACTGTAATTTCTTAAATTACATAAATACTTCatataaaacttttgaaaatgttgatactcagattttcaaaagcaatggctatttaaaaaacataaggcaacaataaaatatcaaagaactTTCATATAGTTATTAAGACATAATTAGCAGCAAAATagtcaaacaaaataaacactgTGCATGTTTAACTCTGCTTCATAAAAGCACAAATAATTGAGGCATCTTATGttcaagcattttatttttaactttaaaatatatttttaaaatatttttataaagaaatgaaaaatgccacaaACTGGTTTGCCACAAAGTCATACaccataaagtaaaatacaaccaACTGAACTTATCCATGTTTCCCCCTAATTGAATGTGACTTTTGatgtttttctatttactttaTTCTAACTTATTTATACAGATTAGGGAAAACTGATTTATGATGAGTTgttattcatctttaaaatgttctatAAACTGCCCCTCCTTTCCAACAAATCAGTGCTAAAGAGAACAATGATGCAATGACTGTTTCATTCAGGGGACCAAAGCAATCTGTAAccttaatttcccaaatttcaatttcaaatttttgCTTACATAAACAAAAAGAACTCAAATAGTCAGAAATCACATAGTTAGCAGGAAGGAAAATGTATGAGATGAAGATTATTTAAgtagaattttattatttatgcttttcccCCAAGCTACAGGCATTCCTTAGACTAGCATTGAACATACACAACTATAGAGTTAAGATTTTTCTCAAGCACgtaattacatgaaaaataaataacttccAAGCTCTTTCCTAGTTGAACTGGCTCTTAAATATTTTCAGGGGAGGGGAATCCCAAGGATTTTTGTGTTCTTTAAGAAACTGGCATACATTATATGCTCAATTAAATCTTGAAACCTAaagttttttttctcctaaaagtgCAATGCAGATACGCACGGCCATCACTGTTCAtatagtgaaaggatggaatggTAAAGATAGAGTCAATCTCTTGTAAATGTACAGTTGTAAGCTAatctaaatggaaaaaacaaaatgaaaaactcgACACTGACaattgtttaaaggaaaaaactacCACTCAAGAAAAATGTTGAAGAACAAGACTATCTTctcttaaaaaggagaaaaaagtgttATCCAACACAAAAATGAGGATTACAGATTTGAAAAACATTcatttgtctttgtcttaaaatacaaacaaaaaaaagtagtGGAAAGAGGAAGTCAAGACAATTTAGAATTGAGGCAGGTCTATGTGAAAATGGAACAGAGTACAATGATTCCACCTcatgaaggaaataactgaaatgaaatttcacaagTCTTCAtgtctataataaaatatattaatgtgaaaaaaaatcaatgcacaaTTATCAAAAATACAGAGTCTGGATTTTTCCTCTTAGGTTTATAATAGACTACCAAACCTGTTTAATGCATTTACTTCTACAAGCCTGCTCTGTTTAGCAGCACATGCTATATACAAGTACATACAAACATACTGGTATTTTACCACGAGAAATCATATATCTCATCTCAAACTAGTGATATGCCCTTCACCCACACTTACATATgctttattttcataagaaaCCTAAGACCTCTCTAAGTAGTGCATTTTagaaagctttgaaagagtttttaacatataacaaaaaagaatcttgatttttaaatgaaatctttttaGTACTGTGGCATGATGGATTTAACAGCTGAAGCATAAATATAGTAATTACATTGCACTGTTTAAACTAATTCACAGGTATAGGaaaattattgaattttaaaatatagccaaCATGAGACTGAGTAGTTATGAGCAGTGaaatacaaatactagaaaacagtgaatgaataaataagatgatTTATCAGCAGtggccattcattattttgcttttaggaaCCTGGAAAAAATTGTCTTCTTTAAGTTTCAAATGTTCCGGTAATTCTAGTTGTTTCTTAGCTTCCTCAATATCATCTTGAATTGCTGAAATAAGTGACTCTAAAGAATCAAAGTTCTTTTCTGGTCTGATGTAGCCAACAATGGCCACATTGAGCATTTCCCCATAGACGTCCTCTTTGAAGGTATGTATAATGTGAGTTTTCGTATTCTTGTAGTATGGGTTCCATCCTATGCTCACCACCATCTTATGGACATCTCCACTTCCAACACTGGCCCAACCATAATAAATGCCGGTGGATATATCAGCTGGAAGATTATCTACTACTTGCTCAGGAAAGTTAGCAGTGGGGATGCCCAGCTGCTTGGAGCTGCGACCGAAGCCCCGCACCACTTGGCCGCGGcagaagtagggcaggtgtctcatGACACCACCCGTTTGCGGCGCGGGGTCCGGGCCAGTCTGCGCTTCCGGCGGGGTCGCCATCTAGGCGGTGCCCGGACCCTCCCGGACCAACCGGAGGGCATGGTAGGGAGTTCGGCCGGTCCGCCCGGCGCACAACCGGCCGGTTGGCTCCGACGATGCGCAGCGGGGTGCCTCTCACCTTTGATCCAACAGATGCTACCGGCAGCCTGGGAGGTTGCCTCTCAGCCGATGTGAAAgcttttttcttctgtttgccaGAATGTTTTgcaaaactattttatttattaaataattttggggttgttataaaagaatatttagaCTATCACAaactatgtaaaatattttatacgGTTAATATTTAAATGGTCATAAAagtatacagaaagagaaaaaataaatcatatataaaCACTGAACACTTTGACATATttcttttaaaccttttttctctAACTCTAGGTGTGAGTGtagttatatatataatttactttCTGGAAGCTAAAGTTTTACATATAATATGTTATAAAATTgggtttcattcttttttaatgataaatataataatttcaaGAGCAAAAATCAAATATTGTTTGGCAGAAAAGAGGAATAAAGGGGTAAGGCCTGAGtcaatataaaaacataaaaaaaatcctacaagcAATAAATACTGTTATTGGCTGGCAAATGCCAGTTACTGATTGTAGTAAGAATGTTTTCctagaaaaaagcaagagaattagtggaaagagattttcaaataacaagaaacattaatataaaatctgaagacttagaagaaaatgaaaaaaaactctTTGAGTGCTCTATTAGAAGATTTGAACGAATGGAGAGAACTCAAACTTAGGCAAAGGATGGTGGGCAGGGCAGCTGGAATGGGAAGACATGACAACAAAATCACCCAAGAGCCAGCCTCATCACAGATCTACCTCACGTTTACAATGCAGGGACTCTTTGAGCCCCTGGGCATGCCATTATATACAGTAATTCATTGAGAATAAAACAAGTGTGGTGAAAGCTATAGCAGGGTGAGCCAAGGGACAGTCGGAACACTGAGGAGAGCCCTATAATCTAGGTGGTCAGGTATGGTTTCTCAGAGGGGGTGATGTGTGGGTTGTAGGGCTATTTTTATCCTCAGCAACTGGGAACTACATGAAAAGGAGTACCAATCAATGTGAAACCTACTTACCTCACCATTGCAGTCAGAAAGCCCCGAGCGGAAGGTTCAAGAGGGCTCAgaggaatattgagtggctggaagaagaaatgaagttgtgaggtacacaactaggtaaatggacattgaggacaatattttgtgtgaaataagccagaaatgaaaagacagacattataatgccttactaatatggactaactataatgggcaaactctgagaattgaatctgagagtataggttatcaggggaaggcttattttaatggttcctagattgtaagctcttatagcagttgcctctattcctgagttgtaatggttatttctagattctgagatgctgagctcttgcgtataacctggtcagtcccttgaacttcaggtatctgtgtgacacctgagactcagacctAGAGTAATGCTGAAtctcagcattaccccatacagcaaatattaaagaagctgaaaaggtatcagacttcaattagagatatgaataaaatggctttggttagaactaaggtaagtcagactaaagggtagaggatgatattgactgtattttaaaacttcaacttctgtgtgagaccaaaggtagaggtgtttatttggggaaaatctttattttctgtagtatgctatataatttaactttattcaaatgccataattacatggaaccttgaatagggagtgagatctcgtttgtttgtacaggttagtgtgaagccctgatacatcccagagtaatttgggcagaggataaagaagtatttgcaaagcccccttgagggactgggaaaaatgtggaaatattaaatttacccatctggggaattccttgTATTCTCACAGACATTGGTGACTACCAAgttaggaggctgagccctcaatcttggagcttgcccttctGAAGCCTGTTACTTCAAAGTGgaggctaagcctccttataattgtgcctaagagtcacccccagagaaccacttttgttgctcagatgtggcctctctctctaagccaacttagtgggtggactcactgccctcccctcctatgtggaacatgactcccagggatgcaaatctccctggcaatgtgggacatgactctgggggatgaatctgaacctggattgtggtattgagaaagccttcttgaccaaaagggggaagagaaatgaaacaaagtaaaatttcaggggccaagagatttcaaatggagtcaagaggtcattctagaggttattcttattcattatatagatatccctttttagttttagtgtattagaatagctagaaggaaatacctgaaactgttgaactgcaacccagtagccttgtttcttgaagacaggtgtataactatatagcttatatggtgtgactgtgtgattgtagaaaaccttgtggctcacactccctttatccagtgtatggaagatgagtagaaaaatggggacaaaaaaggaaatgaataatggggggatgggttgttttgtgcgttcttttttactttttttaaatttatttttggagtaaagaaaatactcaaaaattgactgtggtgatgaatgcacaactatgtgatgatactgtgaacaactaattgtacactttggatgattttatggtatgtgactatatctcaaaaaaatagcaagaaaaaaaaaaaactaggcaaaaaacaaaaaacaaaaacaaagaggccTCAGAggagcacaatgttttcaagtcCAGATACTTGAGCAGATGTGAAGAGGTCTCCACCTCAACTGGATCTCAGGAACCACCCCCCCAAAACTGTCAACCTCCCCAGTATCACTGACCTAACCTGTTGATATGACAAAGCTGAGTTTATTGCTTACCTTAGTAAGGGAGGACACCGCCTGACAAAGTTTTGAACCGCTGGTGGTGGAGGGAAGGTCAGAAATGAAATTTTAGTTTAGGGGGGATCTTTCAATGTGGGGACTTGATTAGGACTGAGTGAGAATCATGACACAACAGTTCAGTATTGATGGAAGCAGCAAGGGGAGGATTTTGAGGGATTCAAAGAATCTTAGGACTCAAAGTATTAATGCTTTCCATTATTAGAGTCAATGGGTCTTTGAGGGAGGAAGTTCCTGTAATGAAAATCAAACCATTTGCTTAGACCGGGAAGTCCTGGAAATGTAAAATGCTAATGAAGACAGTGGAAAATCCATGTTTATGTAGATTGAGGTGCAGATTTGGTGCTCAGTGTCCAGGCTGAGTGTGAGGATAGATGGTTTTAGTACCCATTCTTATGAATAATTCACCTTAGGTGTGTGTTTATTTTGTGGTGTCAAAATCCCTTTCTTTCACTGAATTCCCGAGGAAAGATGACACCTACCCTtagatgctttctttttttttttttgttacctaatatagcaacatttctgtgaacttgttcctactatattaGATGCTTTCTAAACCTTGATAAACAAATTAAATTGCTAGCTTTAATCAGCCGGCTAAATCCTTTAGGTGGATTGTTTTATTTACTTCTCACAAACACCTTGTGAAGTGGGCATaatcattatctctattttacagaggaggaaattgggGCTCAGAACTATTCACAGTCACTCAACTGCAAAGACAAACACATTTTTTCAGGGACATCAACAAAGCCACATTGAGCGGAAGTGGCAACAGTGGGGTAATTTATGTCCAGTtagtggggaagggagctggGATCCAAGTTCAAAATAATCATTTAGCCATTCCGTCCTTTTTGGGGCCCTTTGGGAAGAAGGCGGGAGAGGGTGGAAGCCCAAGGCCTCCACTTACTCCAGTTCGGGCCTTGGTCTGTGCCCTTCTGCCTCGCCGCGCCTGCCCAGACGTCAACGGCGCAGCCATTTCTGCTGTAGGAGACTCCACCTCTGCCTCCGCGGGCCCTGCAGACCGGAAGCTGCCTGCCCGCCTACCCAAGGGCCGGCCCCGCCTATACCCACCTCACCCGCTTCACCCGCTTCACCCGTTTCCGGATACTAGGGGGCATTGCGGAACAATCGCCTTTCCCGGTTGGCGTCCATGTGACCGGGGCACTGCGCGCAGGGACGTGAGGGTCGCCAGCTGCAACCCGGGACGAGACCAAAAGGAGGGAGAGGTG is a genomic window of Choloepus didactylus isolate mChoDid1 chromosome X, mChoDid1.pri, whole genome shotgun sequence containing:
- the LOC119523615 gene encoding riboflavin kinase-like → MATPPEAQTGPDPAPQTGGVMRHLPYFCRGQVVRGFGRSSKQLGIPTANFPEQVVDNLPADISTGIYYGWASVGSGDVHKMVVSIGWNPYYKNTKTHIIHTFKEDVYGEMLNVAIVGYIRPEKNFDSLESLISAIQDDIEEAKKQLELPEHLKLKEDNFFQVPKSKIMNGHC